Part of the Lotus japonicus ecotype B-129 chromosome 6, LjGifu_v1.2 genome, GAAACCAGTCCTCTTGATTTCTATTGTCACTGTGATATAGTTTATCGATCTAACTGCATTTGTTCTTATAACATCAATGTAATTATACTACATTACTGCTTTTAGCCAGTTCAATTATGCTTGTTTGTAGGAAATTTCCAATATACTCATGTGCAAAATATTAGTTTCTCTGTCAGGCTCAGCATTCACCAGTGCCACGAATGTGACTCATCACTCACCTTGCTGCCTGGTGTTGCTATATCCACACTGGGGACTTATTGTGCTTTGTTATGTTGTGTGGCTGGATAGAGTTACTTGATACCAAACACTAAGCATTTGAGACATCGGGTAATGTTAAAGGTCCCAGATATAGGCAAACAAATTTTTGTGAAGGAAAGGACAATCATTAGAGTTAGGTGAAAGCCCGACTTAAgttgatattaaaatttatccTAGATTTGGTGTGTTATTGGACCACCCATAATGGGTCACTTGCAGAAATTTTGAAGTTCAAGAATGAGTCTACTCAGTAGTTATCCTATTAAAAAAAAGACAATCTAGCCTGTGGCAATTTCTAGAGAAATTGGCCAAATTAATCCAGTTTTGCAGACATTTCATCATTGGCATGAGTTTCTATAACATCAAGTTTGGAATCTTCATATTCTAGATGTCCGATTCTGAGCGTCAGATGTGTTAAATAAATACCCATATCTCTTGTCTcaaacaaaatcttataaaaGGTAGAAAAATCGTCATCAAATTCCAAAGAGACTCAATTaattcctttttcttttctcgAATTTCAAACCCATTGTAATGGATGATGTGACAAACTCAAATTGAAGCAAGTGGCATAAATGCTTGTATTCACATTGCCATTGTAATTTATGCAAATATTTCACCTTTGATATAGTCTGAAGGAAATGTTATGTTACTAGAGTCCAAGAACATGTGATTCCTAATAACTTACACAATCCCATTCCACAGGTGGCACCATCACCACAAAACTCAGCTCAGAAAACGAACAGATGAAAAGATGCTTTCTATTAACCCAATTAAAATAAGTTCTCTAAAAGTAATAAGAAGCTCAATGTTTAAGTCAAGTATtgaactgaaaactaaaaacctTGGGAATAATCTATGAAGAGCAGGTTCCTTCATCTACTAAGAAATACATATAGCACAAACTAAAAGGAAGATAGAATCAGTCCTAGTGCATAACCTACACATCACACCAAATCACAGATTGCTACCACCAATCTTCTCCAATTCCTCACTTCTGGTAGATATACCCAAAGAAGAATCAAAGTGCTCTTGAGTAAGGAAAACAGTGGTTGGTTGCTGGTATGATGGCATGCTTGACTCGAGTATCTGATGTGGAAGCACAATGTCTGGTTTAGAATATGCTCCATCCATGCTTACTCGTTGCTTCTTCGCTGATCTCTCCTCTTTCGGGCTGTCAGCAGGGGAACCGACATGGCAAGCGGAATCTGGTGTCATTGGTTCATGGTGAGATGAAAAAGATTCAATTGAAAGACTCTTCGCCGGAGCATGTTGTTTGGCAGCTTTTTCTGGGTCTGGGGTTGCAGGGTCAGTCTTGTTATCAGGCTCTCGGCACACATCTGCAGGTGCCTCTGAAAAAACCCCGCTGAGCCGCTGTTGCTCTTCAATTATCTTTTTCAAGTATTTACCCTGGGCTTCTATCCTTAATTGTAGCTGCCTCTGCACCTGTTCCACATTGAAAAGTAATTACAAGAGAGAAACTACAAAGGAGGATACATGTTCTATTAACACAATAGAAATTACAATTCACAATTCTGTCGATTCTGACTTTTCTTGATTCAAAATTGAGAAACTATAAAAGATGATGCATgttttatttgtatttataAACAAGATAGGAATTCTTTTGGAATGCCATAAGTCAAAGGAATTTAGATAGGTCATGAATATTCCTCTACAGTCATGGTTCTGTGACAAGAGTATACAACTTTCAGAAATTGGAAAACAATTGCTTAGTGACCAGTGTGCTCATCATCTTGTTAAAACAAAGTTTCTTTCTACCACGTAACTTATGTAAGAATTAGTTTAATTTACTACTCTTCAGATACACATCATGTTGACATGGCCCTGCAAATGCATTCATGCAAATCTATATTCTTCCCCCTTTATTTAAAAGCTTGCATTTGAAAATCTTTGAAGTATACAACGTATATTCAAGTGAAATTCCAAAGCAACAAAGGTTTGGGCTATTAAAGCAGAGGTTATTACTGAGACTTTCAATTGGTATCAACATTACCCATTTAAGTCTCATCATAAGATATACATCTTTGGATGATGAAACCTAGACTTTAGCATTGATTTTATGATAATACCAATTTACTGAATTTAGATTAATATCATCGTTTCATCTCAAAATCTCACATGATTAAATGTAATAGAAATCAGAAACAGTACAATCGGCTAGTACAATATAGTCATTGGATCAGTTCAACAAGGAAAATGTACCTCCAATTGTTCATGTAGTCGCTTCTGGACCTCCATTTGAAGCTTTAGTGCTTCTGTAATCTGCATCCCACTGAAGACAGACAAGCCGACAAGTAACTTAAACTATTCATATCCAGAACTCATCAAACAATCTTTGGATacaaaaaacttttttttctcaatAACAGTTTTGATGCATTGAGCGCATCAAAAAAATCTATATTGTTAACACTAGGGTAAATATGACTCGAGGATGTTAAAAGCATATGAGAAGGTTGAAGCCTAGAGAACTATAAAATATTTTGATCATAAGTTTCCATCAACttgtataaaaataaaaaccagcATGCAAGAAGGGAAGCTATACTCACGATGAACCATCTAGATTGGAAAGCATATCCCCTGTTTCTTTCTTATCAGCTTTTTTTCCTTCTATGAACAATTAAAAAGTTATCAACAAACAGATCAAATCAAAGTGAATTGAATAAGTTTATTGGAAATCAATAAACCctaaatattatataaacatTTCAAAAAATGAAAACCAGATAGACATACCATCAGAAGAGGAGTCAGGCAGATATTTTGCTAGTCGGTATTTCTGGATGAAACAGAAAAGTAGAATGAATAAATACTAATGAATGAGAGAATAATGGACTTCAAGTTAAGAGGCCCTAAATTTCAGATTACCTGTAAGTGACTTTTGACATGATAAATGGTTAAGCCTTGTACACCCATAACTCTGAGGACACCTTTGGGTGTGGCACCTAGGCAAAAGGATAGagattgaaagttgaaacactTTTATGCTAAGTCTTGGAATCATGTGTAAAAGCTTGATAATTTCTTCATACAACATCACATATAGTCGAGACATAAGTATTAGCTAACGTGCAACTGATAcaattttgcatgaaaataagGACCCATGCACATacactgaagagagagagagagagagagagattgcaaataattaaaattttccaagtgatttaaaatttataagcTGACAAATCTGTAAGAAATGTACAATTGATGAGAACAGGGCAcgctcttcttttcttttatcttcTAAACAACCTAGCATTCTCATTTTACTGAATAATTAGTTGGggtgagagaagaagaagaaatatttGCAGTTAACAAAAGTAAGGGGGAAGAAATACTCACGATCAGGCCCACCAAGTTGAGCCACAGCATCGACAAAGCGTTCATGTAGTTCATGTGTCCACCGCAAACGTTGTTTTGAAGTGAGATTAGAGTTGTTGCTAAGACTGTTTCCACCATTGCCAGGATCCATTGTGCTGTCACCACAATCTATGTGCTGACCATGAACTAATGAATTGCTTCCAATTAAAGTTGAACTAGGAAcattttgaatttttggatGATACATTTGTCATTATCTGACAGAAAACGAAATAAAAGTGAACATCATATATTATGGAAATTATTACTAACATCTCGAACCTAACTGCATATTAGAAGAGGTTGATGAAGAAATGCGGGAATAACCATACACAAGGA contains:
- the LOC130724529 gene encoding myb family transcription factor PHL7-like isoform X2, producing MYHPKIQNVPSSTLIGSNSLVHGQHIDCGDSTMDPGNGGNSLSNNSNLTSKQRLRWTHELHERFVDAVAQLGGPDRATPKGVLRVMGVQGLTIYHVKSHLQKYRLAKYLPDSSSDGKKADKKETGDMLSNLDGSSGMQITEALKLQMEVQKRLHEQLEVQRQLQLRIEAQGKYLKKIIEEQQRLSGVFSEAPADVCREPDNKTDPATPDPEKAAKQHAPAKSLSIESFSSHHEPMTPDSACHVGSPADSPKEERSAKKQRVSMDGAYSKPDIVLPHQILESSMPSYQQPTTVFLTQEHFDSSLGISTRSEELEKIGGSNL
- the LOC130724529 gene encoding myb family transcription factor PHL7-like isoform X1 — its product is MYHPKIQNVPSSTLIGSNSLVHGQHIDCGDSTMDPGNGGNSLSNNSNLTSKQRLRWTHELHERFVDAVAQLGGPDRATPKGVLRVMGVQGLTIYHVKSHLQKYRLAKYLPDSSSDEGKKADKKETGDMLSNLDGSSGMQITEALKLQMEVQKRLHEQLEVQRQLQLRIEAQGKYLKKIIEEQQRLSGVFSEAPADVCREPDNKTDPATPDPEKAAKQHAPAKSLSIESFSSHHEPMTPDSACHVGSPADSPKEERSAKKQRVSMDGAYSKPDIVLPHQILESSMPSYQQPTTVFLTQEHFDSSLGISTRSEELEKIGGSNL